A part of Caretta caretta isolate rCarCar2 chromosome 1, rCarCar1.hap1, whole genome shotgun sequence genomic DNA contains:
- the LOC142068823 gene encoding olfactory receptor 52K2-like encodes MQETPFCLSVGNLLSYSMSDSNSTDFTNPSTFILVGIPGLEAVQVWISIPFCAMYAIVILGNFTILFIVKREPSLHGPMYYFLCMLVVADMVPSTAVLPKMLSIFWFNSREINFSACLTQMFCLLSCSAVHSGILVAMAFDRYVAICDPLRYSTTLTNPVVAKIGLALVLRGVMLVLPYPILARRWPYCRTNIIPYTYCKHIAVVKLACADIRLSSYYSLAVAFLVTGVDVFCITMSYTQILRAIFSLPTKDARLKTFGTCGSHFCVILASYIAHLFSALTERFGHNMALHFHVLMNNMYLLVPPMLNPIIYGVRSQQIRDSLLQLFTH; translated from the coding sequence ATGCAGGAAACACCATTCTGCCTCAGCGTTGGAAACCTTCTCTcctactccatgtcagattccaactcaaccgacttcaccaacccctccaccttcatcctggtgggcattcctggcctggaggcagtccaagtctggatctccatccccttctgcgcCATGTATGCCATAGTCATCctggggaacttcaccatcctgttcatcgtgaagagggagccaagcctccatgggcccatgtactatttcctctgcatgctggtcGTCGCCGACATGGTCCCATCTACGGCCGTCCTACCCAAAATGCTAAGtatcttctggttcaattccagggagatcaaTTTCAGcgcctgcctcacccagatgttctgCCTTCTCAGCTGCTCTGCGGTGCATTCTGGGATCCTCGTGGCCATGGCTTTTgatcgctacgtggccatctgTGATCCCCTGAGATATTCCACCACTCTGACAAACCCTGTGGTGGCCAAAATTGGCCTGGCCCTGGTGCTGCGTGGCGTCATGCTCGTATTGCCCTATCCCATCCTGGCGAGGAggtggccatattgcagaaccaacatcatTCCCTACACATACTGCAAGCACATAGCTGTAGTGAAGCTGGCCTGCGCCGACATCCGCCTCAGTAGTTACTACAGCCTGGCTGTGGCATTCTTGGTGACCGGCGTGGATGTGTTTTGTATCACCATGTCCTATacccagatcctcagggccatcttcagcctcccaaCAAAGGACGCCCGCCTCAAGACTTTTGGGACCTGCGGCTCCCACTTCTGTGTCATCTTAGCCTCTTACATCGCACATCTCTTCTCCGCCCTCACGGAACGGTTTGGGCACAATATGGCCCTGCATTTCCACGTTCTCATGAACAACATGTATCTCCTGGTGCCCCCCATGTTAAACCCCATCATCTATGGGGTGAGGAGCCAACAGATTCGGGATAGTCTGCTCCAGCTCTTTACTCATTAA